The Spirochaetota bacterium genome window below encodes:
- a CDS encoding DNA-directed RNA polymerase subunit alpha: MAHRDLLKDLILPYELKYEQNTYNNTYGKFYIYPFDKGVGVTIANSLRRTLLSAILGYAFTAVKIEGVNHEFDAIEGVKEDITDIVLALKKVSLFLNDQVNKKRIRIEKKGPGFLTAADFIVDPTIEIANPDLIIATLDDKAKIVMELDIEFGRGYRSAEDALAQVDEISVIPIDAIFSPVDRVNFLIEEYRVGEKTDCEKIVLEVWTGGTIDPVDAIADASFILKSYFSMFMNFEAITEVEIPRLAEAVSPEEEVFLKTVESLDLSVRSLNCLQSEEIATIGQLLSYSRDDLMKIKNFGRKSLVEIGEKLTMYDLKIKED, from the coding sequence ATAATAATACTTATGGGAAGTTTTATATTTATCCTTTTGATAAAGGTGTAGGCGTAACTATAGCTAATTCACTAAGAAGAACACTTCTTAGTGCAATTTTAGGTTATGCTTTTACAGCGGTTAAAATCGAGGGTGTAAATCATGAGTTTGACGCTATTGAAGGTGTAAAAGAAGATATTACGGATATTGTGCTAGCTCTTAAAAAAGTTTCTCTTTTTTTAAATGATCAAGTAAATAAAAAGAGAATTCGTATAGAAAAAAAAGGTCCAGGATTTTTAACTGCAGCAGATTTTATAGTTGATCCAACTATTGAAATTGCAAATCCAGATTTGATAATTGCTACATTAGATGATAAAGCCAAAATAGTAATGGAGTTGGATATTGAATTTGGTAGAGGGTATCGTTCTGCAGAAGATGCTCTTGCCCAAGTTGATGAAATTTCTGTCATTCCTATAGATGCTATATTTTCGCCAGTAGATAGAGTTAATTTTTTAATTGAAGAGTATCGTGTTGGTGAAAAAACTGACTGTGAGAAAATTGTTCTTGAAGTTTGGACAGGTGGTACAATTGATCCTGTTGATGCTATTGCAGATGCTTCTTTTATTTTAAAAAGTTATTTCTCAATGTTTATGAATTTTGAAGCTATTACAGAAGTAGAAATACCAAGATTAGCAGAAGCTGTTTCACCAGAAGAAGAAGTTTTTCTAAAAACAGTTGAAAGTTTAGATCTTTCTGTAAGATCTCTTAATTGTTTGCAAAGTGAAGAGATCGCTACAATTGGTCAATTATTATCCTATTCTAGAGATGATCTTATGAAAATTAAAAATTTTGGAAGAAAATCATTAGTTGAAATTGGTGAAAAATTAACAATGTATGATCTTAAAATTAAAGAAGACTAA
- a CDS encoding restriction endonuclease, translating into MLVSSHLITNESIDLCYIDPPFNSNRNYNQIYNNEGIDKAQAQAFSDTWEWNDTTITEFTEILNNAHGYTSQTIELISGLKKVLGDSSLMAYLVSMTVRINLIWHKLKKTGSFYLHCDPTASHYLKIICDSIFCGKERNGNFLNEIIWQYFMGGKPKNAFARKHDVIMLFTKSNRYTFNYFKIKRYLDFVPSLKDNSKNASSGKDEIGYWSMVGCPDVWPIKSVFNMSKERLGYPTQKPEALLERIIQSSTNEGDVVLDAFCGCGTTVSVAQKLNRQWMGIDITYQSISLILKRLEDTYGKTISENVILHGVPKDMDSARALANKKDDRVRKQFEMWAILSYTNNAGIINDKKGADGGVDGIISFGLPNDRKKAIISVKSGKNVGDDMINSLIGVVQKNNAECGILILLEEPTKVMTKTANVMGTFSLGEEFPQKFSKIKIVTIKEILEGNVRVDLPLIRLPLKDAKKNADTTKDLFNPEIID; encoded by the coding sequence ATTTTAGTTTCATCACACTTAATCACTAATGAATCGATAGATTTATGTTATATAGATCCTCCCTTCAACTCTAATAGAAATTATAATCAAATTTATAATAATGAAGGAATTGACAAGGCTCAAGCTCAAGCATTCTCTGATACATGGGAATGGAATGACACCACTATTACAGAATTTACAGAAATACTTAACAATGCTCATGGATACACCTCTCAAACCATAGAACTTATTTCAGGATTAAAAAAAGTCTTAGGAGATTCTTCCTTAATGGCTTATCTTGTAAGTATGACGGTGAGAATTAATTTGATTTGGCACAAACTAAAAAAAACAGGTAGTTTTTATCTCCATTGTGATCCAACTGCTAGTCATTATTTGAAAATAATTTGTGATTCTATTTTTTGTGGTAAAGAAAGAAATGGTAATTTTCTCAATGAGATTATTTGGCAATATTTTATGGGTGGAAAGCCTAAGAACGCGTTTGCTAGAAAACATGATGTTATTATGTTATTTACAAAATCAAATAGATATACTTTTAATTATTTTAAAATAAAAAGATACCTTGACTTTGTACCTAGTCTCAAAGATAATTCTAAAAATGCTAGTAGCGGAAAAGATGAAATAGGATATTGGAGTATGGTAGGATGTCCTGATGTTTGGCCAATAAAGAGTGTTTTTAATATGTCCAAAGAACGCTTAGGCTATCCTACACAAAAGCCAGAGGCATTATTAGAAAGGATTATACAGTCTTCAACTAATGAAGGTGATGTAGTTTTAGACGCCTTCTGTGGCTGTGGAACAACAGTATCCGTCGCTCAAAAACTTAATAGACAATGGATGGGGATAGATATTACCTACCAATCTATTTCATTAATATTAAAACGATTAGAAGATACCTATGGTAAGACAATAAGTGAAAATGTTATTCTTCATGGTGTTCCTAAAGATATGGATTCGGCAAGAGCCTTAGCCAATAAAAAAGATGACAGAGTAAGAAAACAATTTGAAATGTGGGCCATACTAAGCTACACCAATAATGCTGGGATCATCAATGACAAAAAAGGAGCTGACGGTGGTGTAGACGGGATTATATCTTTTGGGTTACCCAATGATAGAAAAAAAGCAATTATTTCTGTTAAATCGGGTAAAAATGTTGGTGATGATATGATTAATAGTTTAATCGGCGTTGTTCAAAAAAATAATGCTGAATGTGGTATTCTAATTTTATTAGAAGAACCAACAAAAGTTATGACAAAAACAGCTAATGTAATGGGGACATTTTCATTAGGCGAAGAGTTTCCTCAAAAATTTTCAAAAATTAAAATTGTAACCATAAAAGAAATTCTTGAAGGAAATGTGAGAGTAGATTTACCTCTTATAAGACTACCTCTAAAAGACGCTAAAAAAAATGCTGATACTACAAAAGATCTTTTTAATCCTGAAATTATAGATTAA
- the rplQ gene encoding 50S ribosomal protein L17, which yields MRHGKKVVKLSRTKSARKALFRNLAQSLFKYESVKTTLTKAKAIRPYAEKIITKAKTNDLHNRRQLLAKMYEKSVVVKLFDDIAPRFATRNGGYLRITKLGQRQTDGAEMAIIDFVDAQ from the coding sequence ATGCGTCATGGAAAAAAAGTTGTAAAACTTAGTCGTACAAAAAGTGCTCGTAAGGCTCTTTTTCGTAATCTTGCTCAATCCTTATTTAAATATGAAAGTGTAAAAACAACATTAACTAAGGCGAAAGCAATCAGACCTTATGCTGAAAAAATTATCACAAAAGCTAAAACTAATGATCTTCATAATAGAAGACAACTTTTAGCAAAGATGTATGAAAAAAGTGTTGTAGTAAAATTATTTGATGATATTGCTCCTCGCTTTGCTACTCGTAATGGTGGTTATTTAAGAATCACCAAATTAGGGCAGCGTCAAACTGACGGTGCTGAAATGGCTATCATCGATTTTGTAGATGCTCAATAA